One genomic region from Flagellimonas oceani encodes:
- a CDS encoding glutamine--tRNA ligase/YqeY domain fusion protein, translated as MAEEARSLNFIEHIVEDDLKKVYKKEDLRFRFPPEPNGYLHIGHASSICLNFGLGLRYNAPVNLRFDDTNPAKEEKEYVEAIKKDVSWLGFEWDTECYASDYFQQLYDWAVNLIKNGKAYVDSQSSEDIASQKGTPTEPGKESPYRNRSIEENLALFEGMKNGDFKDGAHVLRAKIDMASSNMLMRDPVMYRILHKPHHRTNTDWCIYPMYDWTHGESDYIEQVSHSLCTLEFLPHRELYDWFLDQVVSSDNLRPKQREFARRNLSHTVVSKRKLIQLVEKGVVEGWDDPRMPTISGLRRRGFTPESIRNFADTIGIAKRDNVVDVSLLDFHVREHLNKIAPRVMAVLNPLKLVITNYEEGKEEWLDAENNPEDESAGSRTVPFSRELYIEQEDFREEANRKFFRLKLGGEVRLKNGYIIKAESCTKDDEGNIKEVQCTYDPKSRSGSGTEESLRKVKGTLHWVSIPHAITAEVRLYDRLFTDATPDSHKEKDFMDFVNPDSLEKVTGYLEPSLKDAKIGDRVQFQRMGYFNVDKDSTPENLVFNRTVTLRDTWAKLEHKE; from the coding sequence ATGGCAGAAGAAGCTAGATCGCTCAATTTTATAGAGCATATTGTTGAGGACGATTTAAAGAAAGTGTATAAAAAAGAGGATTTAAGGTTCCGTTTCCCTCCGGAACCCAACGGATATTTGCACATAGGGCACGCCAGCTCCATATGCCTTAATTTTGGTCTGGGCTTACGCTACAATGCTCCCGTAAACCTTCGGTTTGATGACACCAATCCCGCCAAAGAGGAGAAGGAATATGTTGAGGCTATTAAGAAGGATGTCAGTTGGTTAGGGTTTGAGTGGGATACGGAATGTTACGCATCCGATTATTTTCAGCAGTTGTACGATTGGGCCGTAAACTTGATCAAGAACGGAAAAGCTTATGTGGACAGCCAATCCTCAGAGGATATTGCCAGTCAAAAAGGGACGCCTACCGAGCCCGGCAAGGAAAGTCCGTACCGTAATCGCTCCATTGAGGAGAATTTGGCGCTTTTTGAAGGGATGAAGAACGGCGATTTTAAGGACGGTGCACATGTTTTAAGGGCTAAGATTGACATGGCGTCTTCCAATATGTTGATGCGTGACCCGGTAATGTACAGAATACTCCATAAACCACATCATCGAACAAATACCGATTGGTGTATTTATCCAATGTACGACTGGACACACGGGGAGAGCGATTACATTGAACAGGTTTCGCATTCGTTGTGTACGTTGGAGTTTTTACCGCACAGGGAGTTATATGATTGGTTTTTGGACCAAGTGGTATCTTCCGATAATTTACGCCCAAAACAGCGTGAATTCGCGCGCAGAAACTTAAGTCATACCGTGGTGAGCAAGCGTAAATTGATTCAATTGGTGGAGAAAGGTGTTGTGGAAGGTTGGGACGATCCACGGATGCCCACTATTTCCGGACTTCGACGAAGAGGGTTTACACCGGAATCCATCAGGAATTTTGCAGATACCATCGGGATTGCCAAACGTGACAATGTTGTTGATGTCTCTTTATTGGATTTTCATGTCAGGGAACACCTTAATAAGATAGCCCCTCGTGTGATGGCCGTTTTAAATCCATTAAAACTGGTTATAACGAATTACGAAGAGGGCAAGGAAGAATGGTTGGATGCCGAGAACAATCCAGAAGATGAATCTGCTGGAAGTAGAACAGTGCCTTTTTCAAGAGAGCTATATATTGAGCAAGAGGATTTTAGGGAAGAGGCCAACCGCAAATTCTTCAGGTTGAAGCTTGGTGGAGAGGTCCGTTTAAAAAATGGGTATATCATCAAAGCGGAAAGCTGCACAAAGGATGATGAGGGCAACATAAAGGAAGTTCAATGTACCTATGACCCCAAAAGTAGAAGTGGTTCCGGTACAGAGGAAAGTTTGAGAAAGGTTAAGGGTACCCTGCACTGGGTCTCCATTCCCCATGCCATTACCGCAGAAGTTAGACTTTACGATCGTTTGTTCACGGATGCAACGCCGGACAGCCATAAGGAAAAGGATTTTATGGATTTTGTGAATCCCGATTCACTGGAAAAAGTAACCGGTTATCTGGAACCAAGTTTGAAAGATGCCAAAATCGGTGATCGGGTCCAATTTCAGCGGATGGGATATTTTAATGTAGATAAAGATTCAACACCAGAAAATTTAGTGTTCAACCGAACAGTAACTTTAAGGGATACTTGGGCCAAATTGGAGCACAAGGAATAG
- the gltX gene encoding glutamate--tRNA ligase yields MSQKVRVRFAPSPTGPLHIGGLRTALFNYLFAKKNGGDFVLRIEDTDQNRFVEGAEEYIIEALNWCGIPFDEGPGKEGDFGPYRQSERKQLYKSYALQLIERGKAYYAFDTAEALDQHRKDHEAKGKTFIYNWHNRQKLTNSLSLSNEEVKNKIAAGEDYVIRFKSPENEALLLNDIIRGEIKIDSSILDDKVLFKSDGMPTYHLANIVDDHLMQITHVIRGEEWLPSLALHTLLYDAFGWDAPEFAHLPLIMKPVGKGKLSKRDGEKGGFPVFPLTWNQSEGYREAGFFPEAVVNFLALLGWNPGTEQEIFSLEELVEAFTLERVNKSGARFDPEKNNWYNQQWLQKTSDEELAKLFAAQLQKKGIASQPEYVRQVVSSIKERASFVKDFWELSDYFFKSPTSYNEKAVKKQWKEDTPGIMQEVSELLDTIEDFSSSKIEETVKSWIGEKELSFGKVMPPLRLVIVGDMKGPHLFDIMELIGKEESIGRIRTAIAQL; encoded by the coding sequence ATGAGTCAAAAAGTACGCGTTCGTTTTGCCCCGAGCCCAACTGGTCCCCTACATATTGGTGGTCTTCGCACAGCTTTGTTCAACTATTTGTTCGCTAAAAAAAATGGCGGTGATTTTGTGCTACGCATCGAGGACACCGACCAAAACCGCTTTGTTGAAGGTGCAGAGGAATATATAATCGAAGCATTGAACTGGTGCGGAATTCCATTTGATGAAGGACCTGGAAAGGAAGGTGACTTTGGCCCGTACCGACAGAGCGAGCGCAAGCAACTTTATAAATCATATGCATTACAACTTATAGAAAGAGGTAAGGCATATTATGCATTTGATACTGCCGAAGCTTTAGATCAACATAGAAAGGACCACGAAGCCAAGGGGAAAACATTTATTTACAATTGGCATAACCGCCAAAAATTGACGAACTCCCTTTCTCTTTCCAATGAGGAGGTCAAAAACAAGATCGCGGCAGGTGAAGATTATGTAATTAGATTTAAATCTCCGGAGAATGAAGCGTTACTTCTCAACGACATTATCCGTGGGGAGATTAAAATAGATTCGAGCATACTGGACGACAAAGTATTGTTCAAAAGTGACGGCATGCCCACCTACCACTTGGCCAATATTGTTGATGACCATTTGATGCAGATTACCCATGTGATCCGAGGTGAGGAATGGCTGCCGTCCTTGGCATTGCACACCTTGTTGTACGATGCCTTTGGTTGGGATGCTCCTGAATTTGCCCACCTGCCCTTGATCATGAAACCGGTCGGTAAAGGAAAATTGAGCAAGCGTGATGGTGAAAAAGGCGGATTTCCTGTATTTCCGCTCACGTGGAACCAATCCGAAGGATATAGAGAAGCTGGTTTCTTTCCGGAGGCCGTAGTGAACTTTTTAGCGCTATTGGGGTGGAACCCTGGCACCGAACAGGAAATTTTTAGCTTGGAAGAGCTGGTGGAGGCCTTTACTTTGGAGCGTGTGAACAAGTCGGGAGCGCGGTTTGACCCAGAAAAAAACAATTGGTATAATCAGCAATGGTTACAAAAAACAAGTGATGAGGAACTTGCCAAATTGTTTGCGGCCCAACTGCAGAAAAAAGGCATTGCATCCCAGCCGGAATATGTAAGACAAGTAGTTTCATCCATTAAGGAACGTGCCTCTTTTGTTAAGGATTTTTGGGAGCTGTCCGATTACTTCTTCAAGTCACCAACCTCCTACAACGAAAAAGCTGTCAAAAAACAATGGAAAGAAGATACTCCGGGAATCATGCAGGAGGTTTCGGAACTTTTGGATACCATAGAAGACTTTAGTTCTTCCAAGATTGAAGAAACCGTCAAAAGCTGGATAGGTGAAAAAGAACTGTCCTTTGGAAAAGTTATGCCTCCGCTACGTTTGGTCATTGTAGGCGATATGAAAGGTCCCCACCTCTTCGATATTATGGAATTGATCGGGAAAGAAGAAAGTATAGGCCGTATCCGAACAGCTATTGCCCAACTATAG
- a CDS encoding gliding motility-associated C-terminal domain-containing protein yields the protein MKQSNSTYSILVLAFAFMLLATQGVQAQVLYKPEPAANPNLGGNSPWTAVCASAGFNQYYVSFNWDPPLVASNNEFVLELSDANGYFSSPTELARVSDKNTTFDFKFQFALPSDIRGDNFKFRVRSTSPAKTSPASDAFSMYFIDYNSPLLISENGSGNIPAGGEIQICGGGSVTLKPHNIPNAGTYIYNWYRSGTLLAEKTESITVSESGMYYVELDYGDCSGSANTLSNTIEITTGSSSGLAINGTSNISICPGETHLLEANISGEGLTYKWYKDGSVVSGPTVDGNTFTVDAGTSGFEGSYKVEISGSGVCTEMSNPVTVSSSGSFDISLNNEENIVLLPAQTKTLSVSTTASNATYQWYKNNSAITDATSSSLEIDGIGEYYVKVTDNGGPCTPAPVASSKINVVAPNSFEFVVDYVGTYTSCESVDATLSLTQIYAVGNNGNKTDVTADLQNSFDYQWKFNGGDVSAETSKTITVSDQNGNGEYTLFGTIDAFEASSNKLQVKLASNETLQITANSTVLCEGGEAIVLESTLDLTDASFEWKKDGTVVDTSSTSLTVTGTGVYQLVITSNDCPLVSNEITISAFDESLLVLDKSKDLIIIEGETQTLTASGADSYEWYDAGNNLISSSSFYDFAEEGEYLLIAYFGTCTVSKVITVTYRDMFAIPNVITTNGDGINDLWVLPNTYSRDPNVLVTIFNERGEQVFSQAGYENNWPQSTTSFNKQSMIFYYKITRGGKSLKQGTITVIK from the coding sequence ATGAAACAAAGTAATTCAACCTATAGCATTCTGGTACTGGCCTTTGCTTTTATGCTATTGGCCACTCAAGGAGTACAAGCTCAAGTGCTGTATAAGCCTGAGCCAGCGGCCAACCCGAACTTGGGCGGAAACTCGCCTTGGACCGCAGTTTGTGCCTCCGCAGGATTCAACCAATACTATGTAAGCTTTAACTGGGACCCACCTTTGGTGGCCAGCAATAACGAGTTTGTACTGGAATTGTCCGATGCCAACGGTTACTTTTCCAGCCCAACTGAACTGGCCCGTGTAAGCGATAAAAATACCACGTTTGATTTTAAGTTCCAGTTTGCGCTCCCTTCCGACATTAGGGGCGACAACTTTAAATTTAGGGTCCGTAGTACAAGCCCTGCCAAGACAAGTCCTGCTTCGGATGCGTTTTCCATGTACTTTATCGATTATAATTCACCTTTGTTGATAAGTGAAAATGGTAGCGGAAACATTCCAGCGGGCGGGGAGATACAAATTTGTGGCGGTGGCTCGGTAACCCTGAAACCGCACAACATACCCAATGCCGGAACATACATTTACAATTGGTACCGTAGCGGGACATTACTTGCCGAAAAAACAGAAAGCATCACCGTTTCTGAATCCGGCATGTACTATGTTGAATTGGACTACGGGGACTGTTCTGGGTCGGCAAACACCTTGTCGAACACCATCGAAATAACTACAGGCAGCAGTTCCGGACTGGCAATCAATGGAACAAGCAACATTTCCATTTGCCCCGGCGAAACCCACCTGTTGGAAGCCAACATCAGTGGAGAGGGATTGACCTACAAATGGTATAAAGATGGCTCTGTGGTAAGCGGGCCTACCGTTGATGGCAACACCTTTACGGTTGATGCTGGAACTAGCGGTTTTGAAGGCTCGTACAAGGTTGAAATATCCGGTTCTGGGGTTTGTACCGAAATGTCCAATCCAGTTACCGTGTCAAGTTCAGGTTCCTTTGATATTTCCCTGAACAACGAAGAAAACATTGTACTTCTACCGGCACAGACCAAAACGCTGTCCGTAAGCACTACCGCGTCCAACGCAACATATCAATGGTATAAGAACAATTCTGCCATTACCGATGCAACCAGCAGTTCATTGGAAATTGATGGAATAGGAGAATATTATGTAAAGGTAACCGATAACGGAGGACCATGTACACCTGCACCTGTTGCATCATCAAAAATCAATGTAGTAGCGCCAAATTCATTTGAATTTGTTGTGGACTATGTTGGAACCTATACCTCTTGCGAAAGTGTTGATGCCACGTTGAGCCTGACCCAAATATATGCGGTCGGAAACAATGGCAATAAAACCGATGTTACCGCAGACCTTCAAAATTCGTTCGATTATCAATGGAAATTTAATGGAGGGGATGTTTCTGCTGAAACTTCCAAAACCATTACCGTATCCGACCAAAATGGGAATGGTGAATATACTTTGTTCGGTACCATTGATGCTTTTGAGGCATCTTCCAATAAACTGCAAGTAAAATTAGCGTCCAACGAAACGCTTCAAATAACCGCAAACAGCACTGTTTTGTGTGAGGGCGGCGAAGCAATCGTTCTTGAAAGTACTTTGGACCTGACCGATGCGTCCTTTGAATGGAAAAAAGACGGTACCGTTGTAGATACTTCGTCCACCAGTTTAACTGTAACCGGAACAGGTGTTTACCAACTCGTTATCACTTCCAACGACTGCCCTTTGGTATCCAACGAAATAACCATTAGTGCATTTGATGAATCGTTATTGGTGCTTGATAAATCCAAAGACCTCATCATTATTGAGGGAGAGACCCAAACTCTTACCGCAAGCGGTGCAGATTCCTACGAATGGTACGATGCAGGAAACAACCTGATTTCTTCTAGCAGTTTTTACGACTTTGCCGAAGAGGGGGAATACCTGTTGATTGCCTACTTCGGGACATGTACCGTGAGCAAAGTGATCACTGTTACCTACAGGGATATGTTTGCCATACCCAACGTTATTACCACCAATGGCGATGGTATTAACGATCTATGGGTATTGCCCAACACCTATTCCCGAGACCCAAATGTTCTTGTCACCATTTTTAATGAGCGGGGAGAACAGGTATTTAGCCAAGCCGGCTATGAGAACAACTGGCCTCAGTCCACCACATCCTTTAACAAACAAAGCATGATCTTTTATTACAAGATCACCCGTGGTGGCAAAAGCCTGAAACAAGGAACCATCACTGTTATTAAATAA
- a CDS encoding DUF6327 family protein, with the protein MNRAPYTTFEDIDRDLKVLKLQRQIDEEKVKLAVQRTKEELYPTNILTGMAPLLQKLALTIVAKKLMNKLS; encoded by the coding sequence ATGAACAGAGCACCTTATACCACATTTGAAGATATAGACAGAGACCTTAAAGTTCTGAAATTACAGCGACAAATTGATGAAGAAAAGGTTAAGCTCGCTGTTCAAAGAACAAAAGAGGAGCTGTACCCAACAAATATACTCACCGGTATGGCGCCGCTGCTACAAAAATTGGCACTGACCATTGTTGCAAAAAAATTGATGAACAAGTTAAGTTAG
- the ybeY gene encoding rRNA maturation RNase YbeY, whose product MIDFHFKSDFILQNKADYADWVSRIITSEECTVGQIDYIFCSDEYLLELNQEYLNHDTLTDIITFDYVDGRTISGDIFISTERVFANAKEFEVDYDIELRRVMSHGILHLIGYGDKAPQQTRIMREKEEEKIKMFHVEL is encoded by the coding sequence ATGATTGACTTTCATTTTAAGAGTGATTTTATACTTCAGAACAAAGCCGACTATGCCGATTGGGTAAGTAGGATTATAACTTCTGAGGAATGTACTGTAGGACAAATTGATTATATTTTTTGTTCGGACGAATATCTTTTAGAACTCAATCAAGAGTATTTGAACCATGATACATTGACCGATATTATCACTTTTGATTATGTGGATGGCAGAACTATTTCGGGAGATATTTTTATTTCTACTGAGCGGGTGTTTGCCAACGCGAAAGAATTTGAAGTTGATTACGACATAGAGCTCCGTAGGGTCATGAGCCATGGAATCCTCCACCTTATCGGTTATGGGGACAAGGCTCCACAACAAACACGGATAATGCGTGAAAAGGAAGAAGAGAAAATTAAAATGTTCCACGTGGAACTATAG
- a CDS encoding SPFH domain-containing protein, with protein sequence MGNFLFIPIAFVALIILFKFFFIVKQQTAVAVERFGKFHSIRSSGLQMKIPLVDRIAGRLSLKIQQLDVIVETKTLDDVFVKLKVSVQYVVIREKVYEAFYQLEYPHDQITSYVFDVVRAEVPKMKLDDVFVKKDDIAIAVKSELQDAMLDYGFDIIKTLVTDIDPDAQVKAAMNRINASEREKIAAQFEGDAQRILIVEKAKAEAESKRLQGQGIADQRREIARGLEESVEVLNKVGINSQEASALIVVTQHYDTLQAIGEETDTNLILLPNSPQAGSDMLNNMVASFTASNQIGEAMKRKQNQKDSENS encoded by the coding sequence ATGGGCAACTTTCTTTTTATACCTATTGCGTTTGTAGCGCTGATCATTCTATTCAAGTTTTTCTTTATTGTAAAGCAGCAAACCGCCGTTGCCGTGGAACGCTTTGGCAAGTTCCACAGCATCAGGAGCTCTGGGCTGCAAATGAAGATTCCCCTTGTTGACCGTATAGCCGGTCGACTGAGTTTAAAAATCCAACAATTGGATGTGATCGTCGAGACAAAGACCTTGGATGACGTATTCGTAAAACTGAAGGTTTCAGTGCAATACGTTGTTATAAGGGAAAAGGTCTACGAGGCCTTCTATCAATTGGAATATCCACATGACCAGATTACCTCCTATGTGTTTGATGTTGTCCGTGCCGAAGTCCCTAAAATGAAACTGGACGATGTTTTCGTAAAAAAGGATGATATTGCCATCGCGGTAAAATCAGAATTGCAAGATGCCATGTTGGACTATGGTTTTGATATCATAAAAACCTTGGTGACCGATATTGACCCAGATGCACAGGTAAAAGCTGCCATGAACCGTATCAATGCATCCGAGCGTGAAAAAATAGCTGCCCAATTTGAAGGTGATGCACAACGAATTTTGATTGTGGAAAAAGCGAAGGCCGAAGCAGAGAGCAAAAGGTTGCAAGGTCAAGGTATTGCCGACCAGCGTAGGGAAATCGCACGCGGTCTTGAAGAATCCGTTGAGGTGTTGAACAAAGTCGGCATCAATTCGCAGGAAGCATCTGCTTTGATTGTCGTCACCCAACACTATGATACTTTGCAGGCCATTGGCGAAGAAACGGACACCAATTTGATACTATTGCCAAACTCACCCCAAGCAGGTAGCGATATGTTGAACAATATGGTGGCATCCTTTACGGCAAGTAACCAAATTGGCGAGGCCATGAAGCGCAAACAAAATCAAAAAGATTCTGAAAATTCTTAG
- a CDS encoding PorP/SprF family type IX secretion system membrane protein, translating into MQTKKPLLLLAFLLLALSGIRGQEEGNYVPYNVPSQNLLKFNRFLLNPTFSTVREDKSYINLFHRNQSVSFDDNNQVYFLSYSGRVSDRSGVGLSLFTNREGLFNNFGVHANYAYGIRLSQKSTFTFGANVSYYQSAFNQDRANSVDFDPLLGSLESSSLVSFQPGFNFSIGKFDIGGFAENLFDYNLKTSESVTDFNEKTYSGHLQYTHQFENAGGIMEQARLMPLARVRKVGEETITLGGNLILDLPKLGWVQAGYDDFYGASAGLGFNLTKNISLGYTVEKGLSNEFENFGVTHEISLAYSFTPNLTEDRVMLEKEGEELVSNDEDVPQDSLNITDKDLEIARLQDKLAENDAILDELLMRQDSIETTRKKDLERRFETVMKMVQRETRGQNPALEEKAKAVYFANMDSADIVTRRKQPLANHGLSNNTSTKKVIKINEAKDNTRATYASNTTSEKDNTYRPAKSKKTTGFKSHAVPNVESGHYLIANVFRDTDNLNAFIEKLRAQGIDADYFQNPKNGLNYVYIGDFGNKKDALDAYHNKMNGTYQGDAWVMNVNGGNSQIAGYSGEAANRNSNSKYGSNQLSKNVAGNSNGNRHVVIRSQSGDGLPEGYYIIANVFDNSSSAKQFVKELNSKGLHASYFVSPADKNRYVYLKRHETWNNALTSYYTKLNASYDDDMWIMRIKKQT; encoded by the coding sequence ATGCAGACCAAAAAACCTCTACTATTACTTGCCTTTTTGTTACTTGCCCTCTCTGGAATTAGAGGACAGGAAGAAGGAAACTATGTACCCTATAACGTACCTTCACAAAACCTATTAAAGTTCAACCGGTTCCTTCTGAACCCGACTTTTTCCACGGTTAGGGAAGACAAATCGTACATCAACCTGTTTCATAGAAACCAGTCGGTATCTTTTGATGACAACAATCAGGTGTACTTTTTGAGCTATAGCGGTAGGGTAAGCGATAGAAGCGGTGTTGGTCTAAGTTTATTTACCAACCGAGAAGGCTTGTTCAACAATTTTGGAGTGCATGCCAATTATGCCTACGGCATTCGCCTGAGCCAAAAGAGTACATTTACTTTTGGGGCCAACGTAAGCTATTACCAAAGTGCATTTAATCAGGATAGGGCCAATTCCGTAGATTTTGACCCATTATTGGGCTCTTTGGAAAGCAGTTCATTGGTGAGCTTTCAACCAGGTTTTAACTTTTCCATAGGCAAGTTCGATATCGGTGGTTTTGCTGAAAATCTCTTTGACTACAATTTAAAAACCAGCGAATCGGTAACGGATTTCAACGAAAAAACCTACTCCGGACATTTACAATATACCCATCAGTTTGAAAATGCAGGAGGAATAATGGAACAGGCAAGATTAATGCCGTTGGCCAGAGTCCGCAAAGTAGGGGAAGAAACCATAACCCTTGGCGGAAACTTGATTCTTGACCTGCCAAAATTGGGCTGGGTACAAGCTGGTTACGATGATTTTTATGGCGCTTCGGCCGGGCTTGGTTTTAACCTTACCAAAAATATCTCATTGGGTTATACGGTTGAAAAAGGACTTTCCAACGAATTTGAAAACTTCGGGGTTACCCACGAAATCTCATTGGCATATTCCTTTACTCCCAACCTTACCGAAGACCGTGTGATGTTGGAAAAAGAAGGCGAAGAATTGGTCTCCAATGACGAGGACGTTCCACAGGATAGTTTGAACATTACCGATAAAGACCTCGAAATTGCCCGCTTGCAAGATAAGCTTGCCGAAAACGACGCCATTTTGGATGAATTGTTGATGCGTCAAGATTCCATAGAAACAACTCGTAAAAAAGACTTGGAGAGGCGTTTTGAGACCGTAATGAAAATGGTTCAGCGCGAAACCCGAGGTCAAAATCCGGCATTGGAGGAAAAAGCCAAAGCGGTATATTTTGCCAATATGGACAGCGCGGATATCGTGACACGCAGAAAACAACCTTTGGCCAACCACGGTCTATCCAACAATACCTCCACTAAAAAGGTTATAAAGATCAATGAGGCCAAGGACAATACCAGAGCCACATATGCATCGAACACCACTTCTGAAAAAGACAATACCTACAGGCCTGCCAAAAGTAAAAAAACAACTGGGTTCAAATCCCATGCCGTTCCCAATGTAGAGAGCGGACATTACCTGATAGCCAATGTGTTCAGGGACACCGATAACTTAAATGCCTTTATTGAAAAACTTAGGGCCCAGGGCATAGATGCCGATTATTTCCAAAATCCAAAAAATGGGCTTAACTACGTTTACATCGGTGATTTTGGCAACAAAAAGGATGCATTGGATGCCTACCACAACAAAATGAACGGTACCTACCAAGGCGATGCCTGGGTAATGAACGTAAACGGGGGCAATTCCCAAATTGCAGGATACTCGGGAGAAGCCGCCAACCGTAATTCCAATTCCAAATATGGAAGCAACCAATTGTCCAAGAATGTGGCCGGTAATTCCAACGGGAACCGCCACGTGGTCATTAGAAGTCAGTCCGGCGACGGATTACCAGAAGGATATTATATAATCGCCAACGTCTTTGACAATTCATCAAGCGCAAAGCAATTTGTAAAAGAACTGAATTCCAAAGGGTTGCACGCCAGTTATTTTGTAAGCCCTGCAGATAAAAACAGGTATGTGTATTTAAAGAGACACGAGACCTGGAACAATGCCCTAACCTCTTATTATACCAAATTGAACGCATCGTATGACGACGATATGTGGATCATGCGCATAAAAAAACAAACTTAA
- a CDS encoding YtxH domain-containing protein, whose amino-acid sequence MSNNTGNVLTALLTGALVGAGVGILYAPDKGKRTRKKIKKSAVKAKDDISQSLTHAKQEFSKTADAKKVEFEEKLEDTLSSMSYKADDILVALEKKLEDLRKKNAQLQK is encoded by the coding sequence ATGTCAAATAACACAGGAAATGTATTAACCGCATTGTTGACCGGAGCACTTGTTGGTGCAGGAGTTGGAATTTTGTATGCACCGGACAAGGGAAAAAGAACTAGAAAGAAAATCAAGAAAAGTGCTGTAAAGGCCAAAGATGATATTTCTCAAAGTCTTACTCACGCCAAGCAAGAATTTAGCAAAACCGCTGATGCCAAGAAAGTAGAGTTCGAGGAAAAATTGGAAGACACACTATCCAGCATGAGCTACAAAGCTGATGATATTTTGGTTGCCTTGGAGAAAAAATTGGAAGACCTTAGAAAAAAGAACGCCCAACTACAGAAGTAA